In Leptolyngbya sp. NIES-2104, the genomic window CGATGCGTTTCTGAATGCTATTGGGTGAAAGTTCAAGTTATCGATCGACCCAATCGCACCATTCTCGAAACGATTCGTGCTGCTTGGTTGGAAGGGACAGCGATCAGCGATGAAGCGAAATGGACGCAGCCGATTCAGGTTAAAGAATTCATGACTGATGAAGAGCGATCGACTTACGAAAAAGCGATCGACGAACTTGGACAAATCAAAGCACTGAAAAATGCTGCTCGGCGTGTGGAATCTGAAATCATGACGCAACTCAAAGCGCGAAATGTTCAAGCCGAAATTCGATTTAATCCAAAATTGAAAGAAGAAGGATTGCTAGATTTGAAGTGAATTAAAGTTGTTCTCTGATCCCAGATCTAAGCGATCGTTTTGCTGCTGTTTCTCCTTTCTGAGCGCAATTTCTAAGAAACTGGTACAGACGCTCTTTCTGTACCCAAGAGAAGGTTGGACTTGCTGCTACCTCAACATATTGACCTTCTTGCAGTTGATAAATTGTTAGGATTCTTCCGTTGTAGCGCCAGAATTCACCAACTCCCATTTCTGCGTATAGTGCGTTCTTGTTAATGTCAGTGTGAGTGATATCGACTTCAATCACTAGATCAGGCGGCGGATCAATATTGAGGTCAACTCTCCTACCCCGCACTAATGGTTCATTTGCAATGTAAAAAGCACTATCTGGCTCTGCTCCTACGGCTAGATCCTTTCGATTTAGCGTTGTCGATGCCATACTCTTAAGATTCTGATCGAGTTCCTCAACCAGAATTTTGATGAAATCGCTAACTAAGGCGTTTCCATTTTCGTGTTCTTCGCGTGGAGACATGATCTCTAACGTACCGTGATAATAAGCAAGGCGCGGTACAGAACGCTCTCCAAATGCCGCTAACAAAGCTTCATAGGTGTCCCATTCTACGTTATGAAGCACGACCCGATTTTCACCGAGTTGAATTTGAGACACTTCTGGTGTGCTGACCATAAGAATCCTCCGCTTTGCCTTGCCCTAATCATAACGATAGAAGTAGCGATCGAAGTTTTCACCCCGATCGCCCTTCTATCAATGTCGATCGCGCTGCAAATCGTACTTCACTTTCTCAATACACCACTGCCGCGATCGTTCGGGGTGTTTGCGCTGCATTTGATCCACGAGCCGTTCCGCCGCTGCCCGATCTTGGTGCATCAGGAGCAACAGTTGTCGATCGATTTGACCGTAATGGACTCGAGAACCAGACGGCTTTCTCGATTGCACCCAACCGTAACCAACAGCGCCCAGACCTAAAGCTGTAAGCACGAAAGCAGCCGTCGATCGAGTGTCAGCGTCTGGAGCTTCGACTTGAATCGATCGAGGTTCAGAAAATTGAGCCGTGGTCACTGGACGTGAAGCGAGTCCAAAAAATCCTTGAGCGGTCACCACACTCCCGACCAGTGCCGCCATCCAAACTGAGGAACGTTTAGCGATAGAGAATTGAAACATCGTAGAGAAGATGAATCAGAAACGATATTTTTATGATGATGAAGATTTATGACACCAGAATGACAAAAAAAGAAGGGTGTGCTGCCCTTCTTTCGTTTCTAAATTCAATGCTGATTAATCTTCGCGTTTGTCAAACGGATTGGAAATCTGTTCCGCTTCGGGGCAATCGTCCGACACCAGCGGATCAACACATCCTTTCGGCACAGAGGACAACTTTTGAGTCACAGCCCCAATACTTTCGAGGCGAACCATTTCTTCCCAAGAGCAGTTTTCGTCTTCCTCATCGGTTTCATAGCGCAACGTGACCAAATCTCCTTCGATGTCGAGAATTTTGGCGCGTTCGATCCAGCGCTGTTGATCCCGCAAGAAGATCCAGACTTCGCGACCATCACAACAGAGTTGATAGATCTTGCGGTGTAGCATTATGCTTCTCCTGAGCGAATTACTCGAATATCACTAAATTAGACCGCAGCTTGGCATCTGCCACAGTCTTCCATCAAACAGAATCGATCGCACTTTCACGGATTAGAAGAAAAGCGATCACGAAACAACAGGTCTGATCCAAAGTTAGTAGATTCATGGCATTAAGCGTAACGTTGGATCAGGAAAAAACTCTCTCGCCAAGGACGGGATCTGAAGCGCAACACGGTCGCAGTTTGGGAGTTGGGACTGAGGAGACACTTTTAAAGTCATTGTTGAGGCAGTAAAGGGACTTGGCGCAACGCTTGAAGGGAGCATAGAGCTTCGATTCAAGTGGGTAGAGAACACAGGGGATTGGGATCAATCCGATGTCCGAAACGTTTCCATAGGCAATCTGCCCATTGGGTATTCGATTCTACTCTCATTTTAGCGAACCCATCGCTGTTTGAATAGAACATTTTTACTATATTTCAATTGTTCTGCGCGTTCCTATCAACAAAATAAAAGGATGTGGCAGAAACGTCACATCCTTTAAGAAATCTTAATTTTTGTCGCAAGGAATTACGCTTTTGGCGGTCCGGCAGTCACAATAATCAGATTTTCAGGTCGGATCAATTCTTGAGCCGATTCGTTGACTTGCGCGGGTGTGACGGAATTGATCTGAGTCGGATACTGACGGAGTTCGGTCGGATTCAATCCATATAACTCGTTCATCAGTACGACTGAGGCAAGCTGATCGGGATTCGCTAAATCGACCGGGTAGCCGCTGGTAATTGATCGCTGTGCAGTCGTGACTTCAGTTGGACTCACGCCTTTTGTGCGAACTTGATCTAGAAGTTTAACGGTGCTGGCGATCGCTTTATCGGCATCTTCAGGTGCGGTTTGCATTGAGATTACAAACGGACCCGGACGATTTCCAGCTTGGAAATAGCTGTAGATGCCGTAGGTTAATCCTTGTCGATCGCGCACTTCTGCCCCCAATCGACTCGATAACGTATCGCCTCCAAGGATTTGATTCATCACCGAGGCGTTATAGAAGCGTTGATCGCGTCGATCGATACCCGCTGATCCGATCAGTGTCACCGATTGCGTCTTTCCAGGAATGGGAGCATAGCGACGAACGGTCGAAGTCGGAGCGGAAACGGGCGGGAAGGTCAAACTCGGTGCTCTACCTGTCGCTTTCCAGCCGCCCAGTTCTTTTTCGATCAGCGCTTTTACCTGAGTTGGATCAAAATCGCCCACGAGAGAAACGATCGTGGTATCTGGTCGGTAATGCGTTTGATAGAAATTGAGCAAATCCTGACGCTGAATTGCTTTTAAGCTAGATTCAGTCGGGAAACTGTGGAACGGGTGATTTTCGGGGTAAACCGTTTGCTGAAAGACGCGACGAGCCAGAACCGCTGGATTATCTAATTGGATTTTGAGAGCGGTTAGCGATCGAGCACGAGACAGTTCTAATTCTCGTTCTGGAAATGCTGCATTTTGCGCCACATCTGCCAGCGTTTGCACCAGAATCGGAAGGTGTTCAGAAAGCGCGTTCCCGTTCACCAAAACGCTTTCGCGATTCGTATCAATCCCGAAATTAATACCGCGATCTTCCAACGTTTTCGCCAAAGTCAGCGCATCTTTGGTCTTTGTTCCGTTGGTTAAATTATCTGCGGTGAGTTTTGCGATTCCAGCTTTTGCAGTTGAATCGAATTCTGAACCTGCTTGCATTGCGGCAGTGAGCGACACCGTTGGGGTACTGGTATCACGCATCAGTAGCACTTTCAAGCCGTTCGGTAACACGTATCGTTCTGGTAGCGCTTGCGTGGTTCGATCGCCCGATTGCACCGCAGGCAGATATTTTGCCACTTGAGCCGGATCAACTGGAGGACCTGCATTAAATTTCTCAGCAGTTTGACCTGCATTCACAGAACCGCCCGCTTTTCCATCGATCGTCGTCGGTTGGAAAAATCCGATCGTGGCTTTATCTGGCGCAAAGTACGTTTTCGCGACTCGCTGTAAATCGGCGGAAGTGACTCGATCGACATTTGCCAAAAAGCGATCGGTAAACTTGTAATCGCCTGTGACGGTTTGATCATCTCCAAGTTGAAATGCTTGGCTTGTGATGTCGCGATTTCTGAGCAGAACCGAGGATTTTAGCTGAGTTTTAGCGCGATCGAGTTCTTCTTGGGTCACACCTTTCGATCGAACATCTGCTAGGACTGCTTGAACTGTTTCATTGACTTTGTTCAAATCTTGATTCGGGGCAGCGGTTGCAGACAGGTCATACCAGCCACCAGAGATCATATTGGCAGGATAGCCGCTAAATCCGCTGACTAATCCCGTTTCAACCAACGCTTGATACAGTCGAGAACTCCGCCCCTCAGTCAGAACGAGATCTAAAACGTGCAGTGCTGGAACATCTGGATTAGTTGCTTTTGGTAATGGGTACACCACATTCAGCAAGGGAGCGCTACCCGCTTCGCGAAGCACGATCGGTTGAGTTGGCTTTGCAGGTGTTGCACTCGTTGAAGTCGGTTTCTCGGTGGTCGGTTTTGCCTTTTCTCGCTTCGGCACTTTGCCAAAGAGTTCTTTCACCGTTTGCAAAGTCGGCTCTGTTTTAAAGTCGCCCACCAGAATCAAAGTTGCATTGTCGGGGCTGTAATAGTTGCGGTAATAGTTGCGAACTTGCTCAACTTCAAACTTTTCGACATCGGCTTTCGTTCCGCCCACAGGCAAACCGTAGGGAGAGTTTGGAAAAGCGGCTTTCATCACTGCTCGATCGAGTCGATAATCGGGGCTATTCTCATACCCTTGCAGCTCTGAAATGACGACGCGCTTTTCGCTGGTCAATGAATCGGAATTAATCAGTGCACTTTGCATTCGATCGGCTTCGAGTGCTAGAAGCGCAGATAATTTCTCCCGCGCAACGGTGCCATAATAAGCGGTCTGATCGTAGCTAGTAAAGGCATTCGATTGACTACCGAGCGCATTAAATAAGCGACCGAATTGAATGGGCCGATCGCTCGTTCCTTTGAACATCAAATGTTCTAATTGGTGTGCGATGCCGTTCACGCCTTGCGCTTCATCTCGTGATCCAATGCGGTACCAAACTTGTACCGTTACTACCGGAGCCGTCGGAACTTCTTTCGTCAGAACGGTTAACCCATTTTCGAGCACTGTTTTACGAACGCTATCGGTCGTGGTCATCGAAGCCATCGGAACAGCAGACGCGGATTGCAAGAAAGGAACAGAGTTCGAGAGCAGTACCGCGCCTAGACAGAGCACGAACAGAATGCTGGCAAAGCGATGTTGCCGAAGAAATTTCAGAAAAAACATAGGAATAATGGAAAGCACCTATGGAAGAAAATACTCGGTCTGTGAAGGGTTGACCCCAGAATTTCGAGCAAGTTCCACTCTAGCTTTTTGATGAGCGATCGAGAGAACGATCAATACAATGCTGTCAAGAAATGTAAACTAGAGAAGTAGTTTCACATCAATGGTTATGACTACACAAACATCGCCATCTATCTATGACTTTTCGGTGAATACGATCGAAGGTCAGTCTGTTTCACTCAGCACCTATCAAGATAAAGTGCTGTTGATTGTGAATACTGCAAGTCAATGTGGTTTTACGCCTCAGTATCAAGGTCTACAATCGGTTTATAACAAGTACAAAGATCAAGGCTTGGAAGTTTTAGGATTTCCTTGTAATCAGTTTGGACAACAAGAACCTGGAAGCGCAAATGACATTCAATCCTTCTGTGAAATGCGCTTTGGTGTGACGTTTCCTCTGTTTGAAAAAATCGATGTGAACGGTGCAAATGCACATCCGTTGTTCAAGTATTTGACCAAAGCGGCACCCGGAATTTTTGGAACGGAAGGAATTAAGTGGAATTTCACGAAATTTTTAGTCGATCGTTCTGGAAAAGTGGTGAAACGCTATCCTTCGACGACTAAGCCTGAAGATATTGAGAGAGACATTCAGGCTCTGTTGTAGGACGATGTTCGAGGATTGTTGTTATTAGAGGATTGTTGTTATTTGAGGTTTGTCGTTCATTGCATTCACCCGCCCCGGAATAGAATTCGGGGCGGACTGAGAACGGAGCCGACAAACCCAATCAAGTTCCCCTCAAGCATCCTCAATCTGACAGTAAGGGCGACTGTAACTTAAAGGCGGCTCTAATGCATGTTCCGTTAATAACTCTGGATCGCTCATAATCCGCTCAGTCGCTCCATCGAACACAATTTCCCCTTTGCTAAGCACGATCGTTCGACTACACAATTCCAAAGCCAAATCCAAATCATGCGTTGCAATCAACTGTGTGAGCGGCAACGTATCGAGTAACTCAATCAACTGACGACGCGATCGCGGATCTAACTGTGCTGACGGTTCATCGAGTACGAGAACTTGAGGCTGCATTGCGAGAACTCCCGCGATCGCAACTCTTTTCTTTTCTCCTCCTGATAAACCGTTTGCGCTTCTTGGTCCATATGCCTCAGGATCAAGCCCCACACAGCGCATCGCATGAACACATCGATCGATTAATGCCTGTCCGGTCACGCTTTGATTGAGTGGACCAAAAGTAATATCCTCCCAAACCGTCGGCATAAACAATTGATCATCTGGATTTTGAAACACAATTCCCACAAAATCACGAATCTGTTTTAAGTACTGTGTTTCGACTGGATATTCACCCACAATCACTTGACCCACTTGCGGTGTAATTAATCCATTAAAGTGCATCAATAACGTGGATTTTCCAGAACCGTTTGCGCCCACGATCGCGACTCGTTCAGTAGCGCGAACTGAGACAGTCATACCGTTTAAGGCTTGAGTGCCATCAGGATAAGAGTATGAGAGATTGTAAATCTCGAT contains:
- a CDS encoding DUF6679 family protein, with amino-acid sequence MLHRKIYQLCCDGREVWIFLRDQQRWIERAKILDIEGDLVTLRYETDEEDENCSWEEMVRLESIGAVTQKLSSVPKGCVDPLVSDDCPEAEQISNPFDKRED
- a CDS encoding Uma2 family endonuclease, with protein sequence MVSTPEVSQIQLGENRVVLHNVEWDTYEALLAAFGERSVPRLAYYHGTLEIMSPREEHENGNALVSDFIKILVEELDQNLKSMASTTLNRKDLAVGAEPDSAFYIANEPLVRGRRVDLNIDPPPDLVIEVDITHTDINKNALYAEMGVGEFWRYNGRILTIYQLQEGQYVEVAASPTFSWVQKERLYQFLRNCAQKGETAAKRSLRSGIREQL
- a CDS encoding GIY-YIG nuclease family protein gives rise to the protein MTEIPALTDLEFLPFIDSNGQLLEQFQGKVGIYAIFDQTKTLKYVGFSRDVFLSLRQHLVRCVSECYWVKVQVIDRPNRTILETIRAAWLEGTAISDEAKWTQPIQVKEFMTDEERSTYEKAIDELGQIKALKNAARRVESEIMTQLKARNVQAEIRFNPKLKEEGLLDLK
- a CDS encoding energy-coupling factor ABC transporter ATP-binding protein; its protein translation is MHHNPIEIYNLSYSYPDGTQALNGMTVSVRATERVAIVGANGSGKSTLLMHFNGLITPQVGQVIVGEYPVETQYLKQIRDFVGIVFQNPDDQLFMPTVWEDITFGPLNQSVTGQALIDRCVHAMRCVGLDPEAYGPRSANGLSGGEKKRVAIAGVLAMQPQVLVLDEPSAQLDPRSRRQLIELLDTLPLTQLIATHDLDLALELCSRTIVLSKGEIVFDGATERIMSDPELLTEHALEPPLSYSRPYCQIEDA
- a CDS encoding glutathione peroxidase yields the protein MTTQTSPSIYDFSVNTIEGQSVSLSTYQDKVLLIVNTASQCGFTPQYQGLQSVYNKYKDQGLEVLGFPCNQFGQQEPGSANDIQSFCEMRFGVTFPLFEKIDVNGANAHPLFKYLTKAAPGIFGTEGIKWNFTKFLVDRSGKVVKRYPSTTKPEDIERDIQALL
- a CDS encoding pitrilysin family protein, with amino-acid sequence MFFLKFLRQHRFASILFVLCLGAVLLSNSVPFLQSASAVPMASMTTTDSVRKTVLENGLTVLTKEVPTAPVVTVQVWYRIGSRDEAQGVNGIAHQLEHLMFKGTSDRPIQFGRLFNALGSQSNAFTSYDQTAYYGTVAREKLSALLALEADRMQSALINSDSLTSEKRVVISELQGYENSPDYRLDRAVMKAAFPNSPYGLPVGGTKADVEKFEVEQVRNYYRNYYSPDNATLILVGDFKTEPTLQTVKELFGKVPKREKAKPTTEKPTSTSATPAKPTQPIVLREAGSAPLLNVVYPLPKATNPDVPALHVLDLVLTEGRSSRLYQALVETGLVSGFSGYPANMISGGWYDLSATAAPNQDLNKVNETVQAVLADVRSKGVTQEELDRAKTQLKSSVLLRNRDITSQAFQLGDDQTVTGDYKFTDRFLANVDRVTSADLQRVAKTYFAPDKATIGFFQPTTIDGKAGGSVNAGQTAEKFNAGPPVDPAQVAKYLPAVQSGDRTTQALPERYVLPNGLKVLLMRDTSTPTVSLTAAMQAGSEFDSTAKAGIAKLTADNLTNGTKTKDALTLAKTLEDRGINFGIDTNRESVLVNGNALSEHLPILVQTLADVAQNAAFPERELELSRARSLTALKIQLDNPAVLARRVFQQTVYPENHPFHSFPTESSLKAIQRQDLLNFYQTHYRPDTTIVSLVGDFDPTQVKALIEKELGGWKATGRAPSLTFPPVSAPTSTVRRYAPIPGKTQSVTLIGSAGIDRRDQRFYNASVMNQILGGDTLSSRLGAEVRDRQGLTYGIYSYFQAGNRPGPFVISMQTAPEDADKAIASTVKLLDQVRTKGVSPTEVTTAQRSITSGYPVDLANPDQLASVVLMNELYGLNPTELRQYPTQINSVTPAQVNESAQELIRPENLIIVTAGPPKA